The following are encoded in a window of uncultured Flavobacterium sp. genomic DNA:
- a CDS encoding glycoside hydrolase family 130 protein: protein MRVSVTRKNIKFIPDSKRVVARYFMNGDERTQQMVLRIMMLDEKQVLETLEQTLREFARRHRNISAIFFKHCERIRSLIEALQIDYEAMSLDRKMLIGSYCTMEYAIESAAIFNPSIIEDFDQSGLEAGEKRVIISFRATGEGHISSIVFRRGILDKDNNLQVMKIGHNIDKAEINHKATFNKERFLLKLSEMHTHDRSMTQIMQELPNDFEYAVLKNIVTVALSDPSIREERRTALNEILWLARSFYDLEFKHDSDITERVIFPISDSESRGIEDARFVRFIDDDGSTRVMATYTAYNGHAILPKLISTEDFYTFRVMPLHGIGAQNKNLALFPKKINGKYAMLARIDGVNNYIMYSERVTQWNNPVLLQEPHYPWEFTQIGNCGSPLWTEEGWLVITHGVGTMRRYCIGASLFDLDDPTKEIGRLKEPLLSPLEDEREGYVPNVVYSCGAIIHNNSLILPYAVSDYSSTYAVVDMVELLDALKNSK from the coding sequence ATGCGAGTATCAGTCACCCGAAAAAATATAAAATTCATCCCGGATTCTAAAAGAGTTGTTGCCCGATATTTTATGAATGGTGATGAACGAACCCAACAAATGGTACTGCGCATAATGATGCTGGATGAAAAACAAGTCCTGGAAACTTTAGAACAGACACTTCGCGAATTTGCCAGACGCCACCGAAATATTTCGGCTATATTTTTTAAACATTGCGAACGAATAAGAAGTCTCATTGAAGCATTGCAAATTGATTATGAAGCAATGTCTCTGGACAGAAAAATGCTTATAGGTTCTTATTGCACTATGGAATATGCGATAGAATCAGCCGCTATTTTTAATCCGTCTATTATTGAAGATTTTGATCAGTCAGGTTTAGAAGCGGGAGAAAAACGTGTCATCATTTCTTTTCGTGCCACAGGTGAAGGTCATATTTCATCCATTGTTTTTAGAAGAGGAATTCTCGATAAAGATAACAATCTGCAAGTCATGAAAATTGGCCATAATATTGATAAAGCCGAGATTAATCATAAAGCTACTTTCAATAAAGAACGATTCTTACTGAAATTGTCTGAAATGCATACACATGACAGATCCATGACACAGATTATGCAGGAACTGCCTAACGATTTTGAGTATGCCGTTCTAAAAAATATAGTTACTGTAGCCTTAAGCGACCCATCTATACGTGAAGAACGAAGAACCGCACTAAACGAAATACTATGGCTGGCCAGATCATTTTATGATTTAGAATTCAAACACGATTCTGATATTACCGAGCGCGTTATATTTCCAATATCAGATTCTGAAAGCCGCGGAATTGAAGATGCCCGTTTTGTTCGTTTTATCGACGACGACGGTTCTACTCGTGTTATGGCAACTTACACCGCTTATAACGGTCACGCCATATTACCAAAACTTATTTCTACCGAAGATTTTTATACCTTTAGAGTAATGCCTTTACACGGTATTGGTGCTCAAAATAAAAACCTCGCTTTATTCCCAAAAAAAATAAACGGCAAATATGCGATGCTTGCCAGAATCGATGGCGTAAACAATTACATCATGTATTCAGAGAGAGTTACACAATGGAATAATCCTGTTCTTCTACAAGAACCGCATTATCCCTGGGAGTTTACCCAAATAGGAAATTGTGGATCTCCACTCTGGACAGAAGAAGGCTGGCTCGTAATTACCCATGGCGTTGGTACAATGAGACGTTATTGCATTGGGGCTTCATTATTTGATCTTGATGACCCAACCAAAGAAATTGGAAGACTTAAAGAACCGTTGCTTTCACCACTGGAAGACGAACGTGAAGGTTATGTGCCAAATGTAGTTTACTCCTGCGGTGCCATTATACACAACAATAGTTTAATTTTACCTTATGCCGTCTCTGACTACTCCTCTACTTATGCTGTAGTTGATATGGTAGAATTACTAGATGCTTTAAAAAACAGTAAATAA
- a CDS encoding class I SAM-dependent methyltransferase, translated as MDKKKHWENIYQTKTLTEVSWYQPIPQTSLDLLQQYTIPLDAAIIDIGGGDSFFVDHLLQLGYKNITVLDISEEAITKAKKRLSNDSEKVNWIVSDITDFKPTVKYDFWYDRAAFHFLTEEQDIASYLQVAKDGINDNGILVIGTFSESGPTKCSGIPIKQYSESALKAQFSPDFKLLDSFTIDHKTPFDTIQNFTFGVFKK; from the coding sequence ATGGATAAGAAGAAACATTGGGAAAATATTTATCAAACCAAAACGCTTACAGAAGTTAGTTGGTATCAACCGATTCCTCAAACTTCATTGGATTTGTTGCAACAATATACTATTCCGTTAGATGCTGCTATTATTGATATTGGTGGTGGTGATAGTTTTTTTGTAGATCATTTGTTACAATTGGGATATAAAAACATTACAGTTTTGGATATTTCTGAAGAAGCGATTACTAAAGCTAAAAAGCGTTTATCAAACGATTCAGAAAAGGTAAATTGGATCGTTAGTGATATAACAGATTTTAAGCCTACTGTTAAGTATGATTTTTGGTACGATCGAGCGGCTTTTCACTTTTTGACAGAGGAGCAGGATATTGCATCTTATTTGCAAGTCGCCAAAGACGGAATTAATGATAATGGTATTTTGGTAATAGGAACTTTTTCTGAATCAGGACCTACAAAATGCAGTGGAATACCGATTAAACAATATTCAGAAAGTGCTTTGAAAGCACAATTCAGCCCAGATTTTAAGTTGTTGGATTCTTTTACTATAGATCATAAAACTCCTTTTGATACTATTCAGAATTTTACATTTGGAGTTTTTAAAAAATAA
- a CDS encoding ABC transporter permease — translation MRIIKFLLIKEFKQIFRNRAILAVIMVMPVVELIILPLAANYEIKNINLAVVDHDRSDYSRDLINKVIASGYFKLRSYNDSYKQAFTQIEEDRADLVLEIPHGFEQDLVRENYQQLFIGVNAINGTKAGLGAGYIANIIRDYNSNLRVKNNPKGSFNPIPQIEITSSNWYNPHLNYRLYMVPGILAILVTLVGGFLSALNIVKEKEAGTIEQINVSPVKKYHFILGKLIPFWILGNVVFTLGLLVGWLFYSIVPLGNLLVLYTFVSVYLLAILGFGLLISTICETQQQAMLIMFFFVMIFVLMGGLFTPIDSMPDWAKTVSKFNPISYFIDVMRMVVIKGSGFRDISKHILIIIGFAIVLNFAAIFNYRKTS, via the coding sequence ATGAGAATCATAAAATTTTTGCTCATCAAAGAGTTCAAGCAAATATTCCGCAATCGTGCTATATTGGCAGTGATAATGGTAATGCCTGTTGTAGAGCTTATTATTTTGCCGCTTGCCGCTAATTATGAAATTAAGAATATCAATCTGGCAGTTGTAGATCATGATCGATCTGATTACTCGAGAGATTTGATTAATAAAGTTATTGCTTCGGGATATTTTAAACTTCGCAGTTATAATGACTCTTATAAGCAGGCTTTTACTCAGATTGAAGAAGATCGTGCCGATTTAGTTCTGGAAATTCCACACGGATTTGAACAAGATTTGGTACGCGAAAATTATCAACAGCTTTTTATTGGCGTGAATGCTATTAACGGAACAAAAGCGGGTTTGGGTGCAGGATATATTGCTAACATTATAAGAGATTATAATAGTAATCTAAGGGTAAAGAATAATCCAAAAGGTAGTTTTAATCCAATTCCGCAAATAGAAATTACTTCTTCAAATTGGTATAATCCGCACTTGAATTATAGATTGTATATGGTTCCGGGAATTCTGGCGATTTTGGTAACGCTTGTTGGCGGATTTTTATCGGCATTGAATATTGTAAAAGAAAAAGAGGCCGGAACAATCGAACAAATTAACGTTTCTCCTGTAAAGAAATATCATTTTATATTAGGAAAATTGATTCCGTTCTGGATTCTTGGCAATGTTGTTTTTACCTTAGGATTATTGGTTGGATGGTTGTTTTACAGCATAGTTCCGTTAGGAAATCTGTTGGTTTTGTACACCTTTGTATCTGTTTATTTATTGGCAATTTTAGGTTTTGGTTTGTTGATCTCAACCATTTGCGAAACGCAGCAGCAAGCGATGCTTATTATGTTTTTCTTTGTTATGATTTTTGTTTTAATGGGTGGTTTGTTTACACCAATTGACAGTATGCCGGATTGGGCAAAAACGGTTTCGAAATTTAACCCAATAAGTTATTTTATAGATGTAATGAGAATGGTGGTTATAAAAGGAAGTGGTTTTAGGGACATTTCAAAACATATCCTGATTATAATAGGGTTTGCAATTGTATTGAATTTTGCTGCAATTTTTAATTATCGAAAAACATCTTAG
- a CDS encoding OmpA family protein: protein MKNYILLCIIIVSVFSSNSYSQKNKLASGDKKYDNYAYIDAIKTYERVAKKGYKSEDMFKKLGNSFYFNSEFDKAAKWYGELFAMNAEQEPEYYYRYAQSLKSTGDTAKANQMFDLFHQKSKNDNRAKLYDENKNYLDIIKANSGRYNIEDAGINSKYSDYGTTFYQNKLVFTSARDTGNFDQRKHKWTGEHFTNLYQSDLDENFNPNAPKKFKSKINSKFHEATPVFTKDGKTVYFTRNNYLNGKKGKDEHKITLVKIYKATFEKNEWGNITELPFDSNSYSTAHPALSPDEKTMYFASDMPGTIGQSDIFKVSIDANGVFGTPVNLGTPVNTEGKETFPYVTDDDEIYFASDGHPGLGGLDVFAGKIAKDGTISNIQNVGADVNSPKDDFAYVIETKSRKGFFSSNKDGGRGSDDIYKFLETKRLYCVQELYGVVTDLASGEILPDTKLTLYDSNYKMITTTTSDKDGNYKFPVECGMSYAVRAEKDKYTTKEVTVTILKENGRTNLPIALEKAECVVTVGDDLAKCFGIKMIYFDLDKSDIRVEAAIDLEKILDVLNQYPSMKLDIRSHTDSRASFKYNEALSDRRAKSTIQWLIKNGVAPNRLTGKGYGETQLVNGCSDNVPCTEAEHQMNRRSEFLVSAL from the coding sequence ATGAAAAATTATATACTCCTTTGCATAATAATAGTAAGTGTTTTTTCATCTAACAGTTATTCACAAAAGAACAAACTAGCTTCCGGAGATAAAAAATACGATAACTATGCCTACATTGATGCTATTAAAACCTACGAACGGGTAGCAAAAAAAGGATACAAATCAGAAGATATGTTCAAGAAATTAGGTAATTCCTTCTACTTCAATTCTGAATTTGATAAAGCCGCAAAATGGTATGGTGAATTGTTTGCCATGAATGCAGAACAAGAACCTGAGTATTATTATCGATATGCCCAATCGCTAAAATCTACGGGGGATACGGCCAAAGCCAATCAAATGTTTGATTTATTCCATCAAAAATCAAAAAATGATAACAGGGCCAAGCTGTACGACGAAAACAAAAACTATCTTGATATTATTAAAGCCAATTCAGGACGATATAATATCGAAGATGCAGGTATTAACAGTAAATATTCAGATTATGGAACTACATTCTATCAAAACAAACTTGTTTTCACTTCAGCCAGAGATACTGGTAACTTTGATCAGAGAAAACACAAATGGACAGGCGAGCATTTTACAAATTTATATCAATCCGACCTCGATGAAAATTTTAATCCTAACGCTCCAAAAAAGTTTAAATCAAAAATAAATTCAAAATTCCACGAAGCAACACCTGTGTTCACAAAAGATGGAAAAACAGTTTATTTTACAAGAAACAATTATCTTAATGGTAAAAAAGGAAAAGATGAACATAAAATTACTCTGGTAAAAATATATAAAGCCACTTTTGAAAAAAACGAATGGGGAAATATAACCGAATTGCCTTTTGACAGTAATAGTTATAGCACAGCGCATCCTGCTTTAAGTCCGGATGAGAAAACGATGTATTTTGCATCAGATATGCCCGGAACAATTGGACAATCGGATATTTTTAAAGTAAGTATCGATGCCAATGGTGTATTTGGTACTCCTGTAAATTTGGGAACTCCAGTTAATACCGAAGGGAAAGAAACTTTTCCTTATGTAACAGATGACGATGAGATTTATTTTGCCTCAGATGGGCATCCCGGACTTGGAGGATTGGATGTATTTGCCGGAAAAATAGCTAAAGATGGTACTATAAGTAACATTCAAAATGTTGGTGCTGATGTTAACTCTCCAAAAGATGATTTTGCCTATGTAATTGAGACTAAGTCTCGAAAAGGTTTCTTTTCATCCAACAAAGATGGTGGAAGGGGTTCTGATGATATTTATAAATTTTTAGAAACTAAAAGATTATATTGTGTTCAGGAGTTGTATGGGGTTGTTACAGATCTGGCATCGGGCGAAATTCTGCCGGATACCAAGCTGACTCTGTATGACAGCAATTATAAAATGATCACTACTACAACTTCTGATAAAGACGGTAATTATAAATTTCCTGTTGAGTGCGGTATGTCGTATGCAGTGCGTGCCGAAAAAGATAAATATACGACTAAAGAGGTTACTGTTACCATTTTAAAAGAAAACGGAAGAACCAATTTACCAATAGCGCTGGAAAAAGCGGAATGTGTGGTAACTGTTGGTGATGATTTAGCAAAATGTTTTGGTATAAAAATGATCTATTTTGATCTGGATAAATCTGATATACGTGTAGAAGCTGCTATAGATCTTGAAAAAATACTCGATGTATTGAATCAATATCCGTCTATGAAACTCGATATTCGTTCACATACAGATAGCCGTGCATCATTTAAATACAATGAAGCTTTATCTGACAGAAGAGCTAAATCTACCATACAATGGCTTATTAAAAATGGGGTAGCTCCAAACAGATTAACCGGTAAAGGATACGGAGAAACACAGCTCGTAAACGGATGCTCTGATAATGTACCTTGTACTGAAGCGGAACACCAAATGAACAGAAGAAGTGAGTTCCTTGTTTCGGCTTTATGA
- a CDS encoding GNAT family N-acetyltransferase has protein sequence MRNIQNTDAALIHKLHSDPIVNAFVGRDNSSTLKNAKDYIVKMQNLIDRNECIYWVISLNGSDNLVGSVCLWNFDFENEIVEIGYEMLHDFQGKGIMSEAIKKVIEYAFEEIKAKLITAFPSADNNNSVSILKKLNFEFEDKKYNNTHANIKNLVTYTLRNSVS, from the coding sequence CTGCGAAATATTCAAAATACAGATGCTGCTTTAATTCATAAGCTACATTCTGATCCTATTGTAAATGCTTTTGTTGGAAGAGACAATTCATCTACCCTAAAAAATGCAAAAGATTATATCGTCAAAATGCAAAATTTAATTGATCGGAATGAATGTATCTATTGGGTCATTAGTTTAAATGGCAGCGATAATTTGGTAGGGTCTGTTTGTTTGTGGAACTTTGATTTTGAAAATGAGATTGTCGAAATTGGATATGAAATGCTCCATGATTTTCAAGGTAAAGGCATAATGAGTGAAGCAATCAAAAAAGTTATAGAATATGCATTTGAAGAAATAAAAGCAAAATTAATCACGGCATTCCCATCCGCTGATAATAACAATTCTGTAAGTATACTAAAAAAGCTAAATTTCGAATTCGAAGACAAAAAATACAATAATACTCATGCAAATATAAAAAACCTGGTTACTTATACTTTGAGAAATAGTGTAAGTTAA
- a CDS encoding type IX secretion system membrane protein PorP/SprF — MRTKLFSFVLMFTAMLSYAQQDAQFTQYMYNTININPAYAGSRGALSIFGLYRTQWVGLDGAPKTSTFSVNSPINNSNLGVGASLVSDKIGPTNETTFSADLSYTVQTSADFKLSFGIKGTANIFNLDVNKLNPASQGDPQFQDLNNKFSPNVGAGVYWHSSKAYIGLSIPNFIETNRYDNNDVAIFKDKINYYFMAGYVFDLGPEVKFKPATLFKMVQGAPLQADISANFMFIDRVVAGVAYRWSAAMSAMVGFQVTDGLYIGYGYDRETTNLNNYNSGSHEIFLRFELFQNNGKITTPRFF; from the coding sequence ATGAGAACAAAATTATTTTCTTTCGTTTTGATGTTTACAGCTATGCTAAGTTATGCACAACAAGATGCTCAATTTACACAATACATGTACAACACCATAAATATTAATCCGGCTTATGCAGGATCGCGAGGAGCCTTGAGTATTTTCGGTTTATACCGTACCCAATGGGTTGGACTTGACGGAGCTCCTAAAACTAGCACCTTTTCAGTCAATTCGCCAATAAATAATAGCAACTTAGGAGTAGGTGCTTCACTGGTTAGCGATAAAATTGGCCCAACTAATGAAACCACTTTTTCTGCTGATCTCTCCTACACTGTACAAACCTCAGCAGATTTTAAACTTTCATTTGGTATTAAAGGAACCGCTAATATATTTAATCTCGATGTTAACAAATTAAACCCTGCCAGTCAGGGAGATCCTCAATTTCAGGATTTAAACAATAAGTTCTCTCCAAATGTAGGTGCAGGTGTCTATTGGCATTCCAGTAAAGCCTACATAGGGTTATCAATTCCAAATTTTATCGAGACCAATCGCTATGACAATAATGATGTAGCCATTTTTAAAGATAAAATCAATTATTACTTTATGGCTGGCTACGTATTTGATTTGGGTCCGGAAGTAAAATTCAAACCGGCAACACTTTTCAAAATGGTACAAGGAGCTCCTTTACAAGCAGATATTTCGGCTAATTTCATGTTCATCGACAGGGTTGTGGCTGGAGTGGCTTACAGATGGAGTGCTGCAATGAGTGCTATGGTAGGATTCCAGGTCACTGATGGTTTATATATAGGTTATGGTTATGATCGTGAAACCACTAACTTAAATAATTACAACTCTGGTTCGCACGAAATTTTCTTGCGCTTCGAACTGTTCCAAAACAATGGTAAAATAACAACTCCACGTTTCTTCTAA
- a CDS encoding alpha/beta hydrolase produces the protein MKTAILKRQLNRLFLSAALIMSILFATNANAQMAPTKVKNVVLVHGAFADGSGWRSLYDVLSKKGYKVTIVQNPLSSLEDDVAATKVVLDNQDGPTILVGHSWGGAVITEAGNHPNVVGLVYVAAFQPDNGESALQWLQTAPPAPENGVLAPNDKGIVYYDQAKFHAGFCADVSKEEAAFMYASQGAFYAKGFTTPITKAAWKDKPAYAVIATQDKSIDPSIQRAMYKRSKTKATEIKGSHCVFMSQPEAVANVIIGAAKDLSAK, from the coding sequence ATGAAAACAGCAATTTTAAAAAGACAATTGAATCGTTTATTCTTGTCTGCAGCATTAATTATGAGTATTTTATTTGCTACAAATGCAAATGCACAAATGGCGCCTACAAAGGTTAAAAATGTGGTTTTGGTACACGGAGCTTTCGCTGATGGCTCTGGTTGGAGAAGTTTATATGATGTACTTTCAAAAAAAGGATATAAAGTAACTATAGTTCAAAACCCATTAAGCTCTCTTGAAGATGATGTAGCAGCAACAAAAGTGGTATTGGATAATCAGGATGGGCCAACAATTTTGGTAGGACATTCTTGGGGAGGTGCTGTAATTACTGAGGCAGGAAATCATCCTAATGTTGTTGGATTGGTTTATGTAGCGGCTTTTCAGCCTGATAACGGAGAATCGGCATTGCAATGGTTACAAACTGCGCCTCCGGCTCCTGAAAATGGTGTTTTGGCTCCAAATGATAAAGGTATTGTTTATTATGACCAAGCTAAATTTCATGCAGGATTTTGTGCTGACGTAAGCAAAGAGGAAGCTGCGTTTATGTATGCATCACAAGGGGCTTTTTATGCCAAAGGATTTACAACACCTATCACAAAAGCTGCATGGAAAGATAAACCGGCTTATGCTGTAATTGCAACACAAGATAAAAGTATTGATCCTTCTATTCAACGTGCAATGTACAAACGTTCTAAAACCAAAGCTACAGAAATTAAAGGAAGCCACTGTGTTTTTATGTCACAACCTGAGGCAGTCGCTAATGTAATTATTGGTGCAGCTAAAGATTTAAGCGCAAAATAA
- a CDS encoding GNAT family N-acetyltransferase, whose translation MDTNNQNITTRPAINTDLPQLNEFLQFLVEAERPFDPTLKDGKIFYYDIQELIQDKDTEILVIEENNEIIGCGYAQIRSAKAYQRHELFGYLGFMFVKPQFRGRGINNLLLNDLKKWVLSKGITEIRLEVYSDNEPAVKAYEKAGFQKILTTMRCEIS comes from the coding sequence ATGGATACAAATAATCAAAATATCACTACCAGACCAGCTATAAATACAGATTTGCCACAGCTTAACGAATTCCTGCAATTTCTGGTTGAGGCAGAACGTCCTTTTGATCCCACCTTAAAAGATGGAAAAATCTTTTATTATGATATTCAAGAACTTATACAAGATAAGGATACAGAAATTTTGGTAATCGAAGAAAACAATGAAATCATTGGATGTGGCTACGCCCAAATTCGATCGGCGAAAGCATATCAACGTCACGAACTTTTCGGGTATCTTGGCTTTATGTTTGTAAAACCTCAATTTAGAGGAAGAGGCATTAATAACTTATTATTAAACGATCTCAAAAAATGGGTTTTATCAAAAGGAATTACTGAAATCCGACTGGAAGTTTATTCTGATAACGAACCCGCTGTTAAAGCTTATGAAAAAGCCGGTTTCCAAAAAATATTGACCACAATGCGTTGTGAGATTAGCTAA
- a CDS encoding OsmC family protein encodes MKFTRNANANWKGTGMEGNGTITTQSTTLNNAQLSFKTRFAEGVGTNPEELIAAAHAGCFTMQLSFLLSEAGFVPEDLNTTAKVTFEDGTITLITLELTGLVPGISTEDFEKTAQKAKEICPISKLLNTEIVLKLNLIS; translated from the coding sequence ATGAAATTTACAAGAAACGCAAATGCAAACTGGAAAGGTACAGGAATGGAAGGAAATGGAACCATTACTACACAAAGTACTACATTAAACAATGCTCAACTGTCTTTTAAAACCCGTTTTGCAGAAGGAGTAGGAACTAATCCTGAAGAATTAATCGCTGCGGCACATGCAGGATGTTTTACAATGCAATTGAGCTTTTTATTATCAGAGGCCGGTTTTGTACCGGAAGATCTTAACACAACTGCCAAAGTAACTTTTGAAGATGGTACAATTACTTTAATTACTCTTGAACTTACAGGATTGGTTCCCGGAATTTCAACAGAGGATTTTGAAAAAACAGCTCAAAAAGCAAAAGAAATTTGCCCAATTTCAAAATTGCTTAACACTGAGATTGTTTTAAAATTAAATCTAATTTCTTGA
- a CDS encoding ABC transporter permease, producing the protein MKQFLTFVRKEFLHVLRDRKTLFILFGMPVVQILIFGFALTNEVKNSKIVVVDYAKDIASQEIIAKIEASRYFEITKSLSGSAALEAAFRTGEIKMAIVFPEGFNNQLLHQNKAQIQVIADASDPNNATTLTNYVSSIIGDYQAQMNENNPVPYQIKPEVKMLYNPQLKGAPNFVPGVMALVLMLVCVMMTAISIVKEKENGTMEILLVSPFKPLMVILSKAVPYLLLSMVNVISILLLSVFVLDLPIVGNILLLFAESTLFIITCLTLGIFISVKTDSQQAAMLISLIGMLLPTLLFSGFMFPIENMPIALQWFSNIVPSKWYYIIVKGIMIKGLGFSYVWKETLILFGITVFLLIISLKSFKIRL; encoded by the coding sequence ATGAAACAGTTTTTGACATTTGTAAGGAAAGAGTTTTTGCACGTACTGCGCGACAGAAAAACATTGTTTATTCTTTTTGGGATGCCGGTTGTACAAATCCTGATTTTTGGTTTTGCGCTGACAAACGAAGTAAAGAATTCGAAAATTGTTGTTGTAGATTATGCTAAAGATATAGCTTCACAGGAAATCATCGCCAAAATCGAAGCGAGTCGTTATTTTGAAATCACCAAAAGCCTTTCTGGAAGCGCAGCACTCGAAGCAGCTTTTAGAACCGGAGAAATAAAAATGGCAATCGTATTTCCCGAAGGTTTCAATAATCAGTTGTTACATCAGAACAAAGCGCAAATTCAGGTTATTGCTGACGCATCAGACCCGAATAATGCGACAACATTAACCAATTATGTGTCATCGATAATAGGCGATTATCAGGCACAAATGAACGAAAACAATCCGGTTCCGTATCAAATTAAGCCCGAAGTAAAAATGTTGTATAATCCGCAGTTAAAAGGCGCTCCAAACTTTGTTCCCGGTGTTATGGCTTTGGTTTTAATGCTCGTTTGCGTTATGATGACGGCAATTTCTATAGTGAAAGAAAAAGAAAACGGAACGATGGAAATTCTGTTAGTTTCTCCCTTTAAACCTCTTATGGTAATCCTCTCAAAAGCAGTTCCGTATCTTTTGCTTTCGATGGTAAATGTGATTTCTATTTTATTGTTGAGTGTTTTTGTGCTTGATCTTCCTATTGTTGGAAATATTTTGCTGCTTTTTGCCGAAAGTACTTTGTTTATTATAACCTGTTTAACACTAGGAATTTTTATTTCGGTAAAAACAGATTCGCAACAAGCGGCAATGTTGATTTCGTTAATAGGAATGCTTTTACCTACACTGCTTTTTAGTGGGTTTATGTTTCCGATAGAAAATATGCCAATCGCTTTGCAATGGTTTTCGAATATAGTTCCTTCAAAATGGTATTATATCATCGTAAAAGGAATTATGATTAAAGGATTAGGATTTTCGTATGTGTGGAAAGAAACTCTGATTCTCTTTGGGATTACTGTTTTCTTATTGATAATTAGCCTTAAAAGCTTTAAAATACGTTTGTAA
- a CDS encoding hydrogen peroxide-inducible genes activator translates to MTIQQLKYIVALDEERHFARAAEVCMVTQPGLTIQLKNLEEEIGIKIFDRNKVPLTPTLLGIEIINRAKKILREADEIRDFVLNEKNKLEGEVKIGIISTLSPYLIPLFIKAMKIATPKMQFIIKEANTGQLMNDVTTGALDVAIMATPTGNPNLIEHPVFKEPFVAYLNAVHPMAAESHYELQPSDRAELLLLQNEYCYNAQLLDICDIKNTGKIKDQFSYDISSIETLKNLVRAQLGFAIIPQLSMINETETGLFKHFKEPKPVREISLVVSDTFSKKLLLEKMNEAIWNCLPESLQQNFSYRKIRWNDSPYFIKSTTK, encoded by the coding sequence ATGACCATTCAGCAACTAAAATATATTGTAGCATTAGACGAAGAACGTCATTTTGCTCGAGCCGCCGAAGTTTGTATGGTAACACAGCCAGGACTAACGATACAGTTAAAAAATCTTGAAGAAGAAATTGGAATCAAAATTTTTGATCGAAATAAAGTGCCTTTAACGCCAACTTTACTCGGAATTGAAATTATAAATCGGGCAAAAAAAATTCTTCGCGAAGCCGATGAAATTCGGGATTTTGTGCTTAATGAAAAGAACAAGCTTGAAGGAGAAGTTAAAATCGGGATAATTTCGACATTATCGCCATATCTGATTCCGCTTTTTATTAAGGCAATGAAAATAGCAACGCCAAAAATGCAGTTCATCATAAAAGAAGCCAATACAGGACAATTGATGAATGATGTTACCACAGGAGCTCTTGATGTAGCAATTATGGCAACACCTACCGGAAACCCTAATTTGATTGAACATCCCGTTTTTAAAGAACCTTTTGTTGCTTATCTAAATGCAGTGCATCCAATGGCAGCAGAATCGCATTATGAATTACAGCCTTCAGACAGAGCTGAATTGCTTTTACTTCAAAACGAATATTGTTATAATGCACAGCTACTGGACATTTGCGACATTAAAAATACCGGAAAAATCAAAGATCAGTTCAGTTATGATATCAGCTCAATCGAAACCTTAAAAAATCTGGTTCGGGCGCAATTAGGATTCGCTATTATCCCACAACTCTCAATGATTAATGAAACCGAAACAGGACTTTTTAAACATTTTAAAGAACCAAAACCCGTACGCGAAATCAGCCTTGTAGTATCTGATACTTTTTCGAAGAAATTATTACTCGAAAAAATGAATGAAGCAATCTGGAATTGCCTTCCGGAATCCTTGCAGCAAAATTTTTCTTACCGAAAAATAAGATGGAACGATTCTCCTTATTTTATAAAATCAACTACAAAATAG